The sequence AATTCATGCATGCCTCCTACGAGTGGGTTTCTCGCAGGATGGCAAACGGAGAGTTGAAAGTTCAAATCGAGACCAAGAAAAATCATGAGTTATCTATTTCAAATCAACCAATTACAGCGTTTAAACTCCGCAACGTCCGGACAGCAGTGCCGCGATATATCGGTCCATAAGTTTTTCTCGATTACGACGGATTCAGGGGCGTCAAGGTAGAGAGAAAACCCCATCCTTCTCCAGCTCTCTAATTAAGCTGCTATCGATATAATCGGCGGCATTCTTGCCTTTGAATTCCGGCGCGACACCGGTGCCCATGTCTTTTAGATCAAGTTCGAGCGCTTGAGTCAACGGATAAGGTTTCTGCGGGTTGGGACCGAGAAGATAACGGTAACGCACCATCACTTCGAGCAGCTTGCGCTCCTCGACCTTCATGTATTTGCCGACCACACGATAGACCAGTTCCTTGTCTTTCATGCCGATGGCAATCCCTTCGCCAAATGCCCGGAGGAAGTTCTTCACGCGATTGGGATAGTTCTTGAGAAATTGCCGCGAGGTGAAGATATCCGTGCCAGAGACCTCGATGCCTTCTTTCAGTGTGTCCGCCAGCCGGCTCAGCTTGTTGCCTTCGCGTTCGAAGCGGGCGACGCTTTCGATGGTCGATAAGGTCGCGGCGATCTTACCGGCCTGCAACAGGCGCAGCTTCTCGTACGAAAGTGTCACGCCTACGGGAATCGTGTTGACATCTTTTTCAGTCAAACCCAACTTGGGCAGCAGCCGGCGTAGGACGAAATAATCGCCGGCGCCGAAGTTAGCCACGCCGATGGTCTTGCCTTTCAACTGGGAGATCGAGGCGACCGCGGGTTGCGCGACGAGCTGATATTCCGTCGGACCCAAGGTCGCAAGTATCACGATGGGCGCGCCGCGGGCTGCCGCCGCGACCGCCGGTGTTCCAGCGGCGATGGCGAGATGGACGTCGCCGCCAACAATGGCTGCGACGCTCAAGCCGGCGCCGCTGATAAAGATAATTTGGACATCGAGCCCGTACTTTTCAAACAGCCCGAGTTCCTTGGCGATCCAAATCGGCACGCGGTTCTCTGAGATCACGCCGTTTGCAACCACGAGACGTTCCAACCGGCGATCTTGAGCCTGAAGGCCAGTGGCAAGCAGCAGCCACGAAAAGGCCGTCGTCAATATCATCCATCGATGCATGGTCCCCTCCACTGGGCGCGCGATTCAGCAAATGTCTAAGCCGCCACTTCGTTAAGGTTGCGGTAGTGTCTCCCCTTGGACACCGGCGCGAGACCCGAGATAATTTTGCTCCAATGATCTCCTTCGTCGTCGCTGTAATAAATCTCGCCGTCCGTCGTGCCGACAAAAAGCGCAAACGATCGATCCCACACTTCCATCATCAGCGCCTCGGTGTTCGCACGCAGATGTTCGGGCAAGCCGTGCTCGAGCATTTCCCAGGTTTTCGCCCCGTCTCGGCTGCGCGCGATTCGAGAATTCGCCGTCCGGTTCGCGCGCCACTTGCTCGGCGCATCGATTCCGCCGGACATAAACATCAGATCCTCGCGTTCGGGATGGATCACCAGACCGTCCGGATAGCCGATTCTCATCGACCGGGTGGTCAACTGCGCCCAATTCGCACCGCCATCCCGGCTGTGAAAAAGTCCATCGCCGTTCGCCATGTAAAGACATTTCGGATCGCTCTGCTTGACCGCTAGCCGGTGCACGTCGTCATGAAATCCTTGCAATTCGCTCCACGACGTACCGCCGTCGCAACTGCGCAGAAGTCCGCCCTGCTCGATACTCACATAAACCGTCCGAGCATCGCTCGGATCGAAAGCAATATTTTTGACATGACCGATATGCGGCGGCGCTGGAAACGTCCATTTCGCCACACTGGGCACATTGCGGATTCCGGGAATTTCATGCCAGCTCTCGCCCAGATCGTCGCTCCGATACAAATGTGCGGGTTCCGTGCCGGCATAAAGCACGGCCTTGCCAGCCACTTGAGCATAGCTCAAGCAATAAATGTGATCATGAGTTATGCCCTTGTTTCTGGGCGTCCAGGTTTTGCCCAGATCGCTGCTGGCGTAGAGTGTGCCACCATGGGCGCCGGCAAACACCAACCCACTCGCCGGCTCGATCATCAGCGAACCGATATGGCAATCGGTTAGTGATTCGCGCACCACCTCCCACCTGTTGTCGCTCACTCTGCCGATCGTTGCCACGCCGCGCACCGTGCCAACCAAGACTTCCTGCGCTCGCTGGTGAGAAACGAACAGCGTGGTGCCGTTGGGTGATAGACATACCGCCATTTGCCTGCCCTCCTTATCTCTCGTGCGAGATGGTCGGAAACAATCGCCTTGTAATAGCATCCGCGGCTAAGCGGGTTTTGGGTTCTTCTTCCGCCAGCGATTTATATCTCTCTGACGCTCGGGGCAAACAGTTCCCCAATATTCGCCAGCCTTCTCGCCAGCACCTCATCCAACGAGCAAAGATCGGAAAAGTCTCAAAGAGACTTTATTCCTAGCATTTCAAACTTTGCTAGTGAAACACACTCCCACCGTCAACGACAATCGACTGCCCGGTCATGAAGTCACTGTCCGACGAGCAAAGAAATACCAGCGTGCCCATCAAATCGTCCGGCGTTTGCAGCCGCTTGATCGAGCGCTCTTTGAGCTGAAGCTCGGTCAACGCCTTGGGCGCATTCTGCCCCTCATGCTCGACTAAGCCCGGCGCGATAGCGTTAACGCAGATGCCATAAGCGCCAACTTCGCGCGCCAACGAACGCGTCATGCCGATCAGCGCGGCTTTCGAAGCAACGTAGTGAAGAAAGTTGGGCGTGCCCCAGTATGCGGTTGAAGAAGAAATGTTGATGATCTTGCCGCTCTTCTGCTCCTTCATCTGCCGATAGACCGCCTTGGCGCAAAGAAACGGACCCTTGATGTTAACCGCTGAAACTTTGTCCCACTCTTCGCCGCTAATTTCGTAAAACGGATGTCGTTGGATGTTGATGAAGATCGCCGCGTTGTTGACCAGAATATCGATTCGGCCGAATGCTTTCACGGCTTCAGCCGCCATTCTGTTCGTATCCTCTTCCTTCGACACGTCGATCTTGAGCGCGAGCGCTTTGCCACCCTGCGAGCGAATCTCACTGGCGACCGCGTCGCCGTCAAGAACGTCAGCGATAACGACCGCCGCGCCTTCTTTCGCCAAGCGCCGGCAGTACGCCGCACCGATATGACGCGCACCGCCGGTAACAATGGCAACCTTCCCAGCCAATCTCATGTCATCCCTTTCAGATGTTCACGAAAATCCACCGGATTCCACCAAGTTTTCAACCCGAGCGACTCAGCGATCACTTTCGCGGCGTTGTAGCCAGGCGCGCCAGTGATATTGCCGCCGGGATGACATGACGACCCGCAGAGAAATAATCCGTCAATCGGCGTCTTGTATTGACCCCAACCGCGGAACGGCCGATTCTCCAACGCTTGATCGCCGGAATATTCGCCGACCATCCAATCGCCGCAGTACATGTTCTTGTCATGGCGCTCGATGTCGAGGGGCGTGGTCGAATCGGTGGAGAGAATATTCTTCTCGTCGAGATTGGGCGCGAACTTTTGCCAGACGGCGAGTTGTTTCTTGAACCAATCGTCGCGCGCCTTGTCCCAATTCAGCGGATTGCCCCAAAGATTGTAAGTCATCAACTGCCACATGAACGCCGTCGCTTTGCCCGGCGGCGCTTGGGTTGGATCGTGAAACGACGGCGTCGCGCCATTCATGAACGGTTTGCGCGGCAACTGACCGTTGCGGCAATCCTCGAATAGATTCTGCAAGTCTTCGTAATCTTCCAAGCCAACGATGTGCATGAACGAGCCCGCGACTTCAGGATGTTTTTCCTCGGTTATATACCGTGGCCTCTCGTTGAGCGCCAGATTGGTCGCGAAGATCGGCGTCGTCTTGGAGAAACGAAAGCCGTCCGCCAGTTCGGCAAACTTGGTATCCAAATTCTCCCGGCCAACCAGTTTGATGAAAGTCTCCACCGGATTGACATTGGAGGCGATGAACTTGCGCGCCTTGATCACCGTGCCGTCTTCCAGCACCACCGCGGTCGCCTGCCCTTTCTCGACCAAAATGCGCTCGACGCCGTTGGCTTCGATGTAGTCGACGTGATTGTGCGACATCATGTGCGCCAGGTTGTCGCCTAGCGCGTGGGATGTGCCGCGGCACAACTGCGGATTGACGCCCCAGGCGATCATCGCCGGAATCAGATAACCGGTCTGGGGCGCGTCAAGTTCGTAGCCGCGCATGACACCGAGAAAACCGATAAACGCACGCACGCGCGGATGCTCGAAGTGTTTCAGCACGAACTCTTCCGGCGTGGTGTCGAAATATTTTAGATACTCCCGGCCTTCGACGGTTTTTTCTAACAGCGGTTTCTTTTCTGCGAATGGCAGGGGCACGGCGTAGGTCTCGGTGAAGACAATCTTCTGCACCACCGGCTGCCAGCGCGTCCAGATGTCCATGAAGGACGCGGCGTCTTTTTTGGAAAAACGTTCGATGGTCTCGACGGTTCTCTTAACGTCTGAGAACCAGCCGAGATAAGTCTTGTCGAGAAAATGATGCACCACGCCCGGATCGGGACGGTAATAGTGAATACCGAAGTTCTCCAACTCCAGATCCTTGTACCACGGCAGCATCATCAGTCCGCGGTGAAACACCGAGTGGATATTATGCCAGAAGCCGGCATAGTTGCGATCCTCGTGGGAATCGAGACCGCCGCCGACTTCCATGTTCTTCTCGACCACCATGATCTTCTGCCCGCACTTAGCCAAATAACCGGCGCAGATCATGCCGTTGTGGCCGGCGCCGATGACGACGCCGTCGTATTCTAATATTTTCGCCATAATTCCGTCATACCGGCGCGCGCCGGTATCCAGTTTGGAATGCAGTACGGGTTCGAAGAATGGATTCCGGCCTGCGCCGGAATGACCGATCAAAACTTCTCCTAACCCGCACCGAATTCATCCAGACCACAAAATCCTTCAAAGCTTCAGATCTTCTTTCATCGCCCGCCAGCAGTTATACCCCGAACCCGCGATCACCGCGTCGGCCGGATGCATTGCTACGCCAACTTGATAGAGCCCGGCAATCGGCGTGCGATAATCCGATATCTGCTCGATGGGCCGCTGCTCGCCCATCTGAGTCGGAATCTTTCGCGCGACCCAGACGGAACCGCGGCGCAGGTTCGGCCAGCGCTGCGACATGTAGAACGGCTCCATGGCAACTTTCATCTCGATGTTGTCATCGGTCAGATTGGTCGCATAGCCGCGCCAGATTTTTAATACCGCATCCATGAAGCCTTTCTTGAGCTTGACCCAATCCTGCGGTTGTTTTCCCTTCAACTGAAATGGCACTGGCATAAACAGCGAAGCGGTATGCTTCCCTCTTGGCGCTTGCAGCGGATCGAACGCGGTCGGACAGATCGCATGCAAACACCCATGCACGGGAAACTCGCCGGCGCGAATCTCGTTCCACATCTCGTCAATGTCTGATGGCTTCTCCGGTCCGATATTCACGTTCATCGCCTGAGCGACTGCCGGATCATTCGCTTCATGCAGCGCATAGCGAACCGGCGCTTTCAGAGCGAGATGCACCTGGAAGTATGAAAACTCGTCGACCTGAATATCTTTCACGCGCTCGACAAAAGTCCGCGGCAAATAATCCTCTCCGACCATTTCGACGAAGGTGGAATAGGGATCGCTATTCGACACCACCGCCAAGCGCGCCTGCCACTCGCGCCCATCGCGCAAGCGCACACCGACTGCCCGGCCGTCGTCGTTGACGAGGATTTTCTCAACGTGATGCACGGCGCGAATCTGGCCACCCGCGTCGACGTAAGCGCGCTGCAACACTTGCGCGATCGAATGGGAACCCCCGCGCGCCAACTCCGGCCGCTCATCGCCGGCGATCAACTTTAAGACTTCGATGCCGCCGCCGGCGTAGTCGACGCCGATTCCGCGCGGTATCGCCATCTGCGACAGCACCAACGTCTTCACCGCGTCGGCGTCAAAGAATTCATCCACCACTTCCCGTGGCGTCATACGCCATAGCCGCAGAAACTCGTCGCCATCCGGCTGGCTGGCCAATGATTGCAACGTGGCGGCGCCCGCCTGGGGCGCTTGATAATAGTAAGGAATCAAATAGTCGCGGATGCATTGGTGGAAGCGCCGATGCACTTGTCGCCAAGTCTCCCCGTCCTTGGTCGAAAAACGTTTGATCGAAGTAACGGTATTTTCCAGCGATTGGTGTTGGGATATCGAACTGCCGTCGCAAAAAAGCAGCGAACTGATCGCCGGCGGTGAAACGAACTCGGCATGGTGGCCATTGTCCCAGCCCAGCTCCCGCCAAGGCGGCGAGACTTCGCGATTGTCTTGAAAGTAGGCAAGCGTATTATGCCAGTAGCCGGGCCGGGTAATCTCTTCGCTCGCGAGCCGCCCGCCGTTTTCCAACCGGCTCTCGCAGATAACGGTCTTAAGCCCCGCTTTGGCAAGATAGGTGCCGAGAGCAAAATTATTTTGCCCCGCACCGATCAGGATAATGTCCCATTCACTATCAACCACGACGAATTCCTCTTCGAGATGAGAAGTGAAGAGTAAGAAGTTTGGGGTGGGAAACTCCTGACTCCTGACTCCTGCGCTATTGCAGGAATATCTTTTTATACTCCGCCATCTTCTGCGCGAACGCTTCTTTGTCCATGTCGATCATATCGACCATCTGAATCTTGTTGGCGTCGGGTAGCGGTGGATAGATGCCTTTGCGGGTGACGAATTCGCCGATGTTGGCCATGATCTTAAGGCTTTCTTCGCCGAGGAAATAATCGATGAAGACTTTGCCGGCATTGGGATGCGGCGCCTTGTTGGCCATCGAAATCGATTGGCCGTCGCCCATGAATTTTCCCAAGCGCACGTAATCGAGCGGCACACCGGTGCGGCCGTAAAAAACTACGTTCTTGAGAAAGGCGATACCAATGGGTGTCTCGCCGGTGGTGATGCGTTCGCCCGCCGGGGTCAGCGACGGAACCAGCAATGGTTTGGACGCGGCCAGGTCGTGAATAAACTTTTCCGCTTTCTCCTTGCCCATGATCTTGTGCAAGCTCGCCAGCCATTGGGCCGTCGTCGTGTGCAGACTTGGATCGGGAACCACGACCTTGCCCTTGTACTGTGGCTTGACCAGATCTTCGAGGGACTTCGGTCCATCGGCAGGTTTGATGATCCCGGTATGATAGACGACGCCGATCACCGTGCTGCGATAGGCCGGACCGAGTTCGGGATCGATGACGGTTTTGGGAAATGCCTTGGCCGCCGGCGAATCGTACTTCGCCAACAAGCCATCTTTTTGAATCAAGCGCAAAGTCGAAGTCGTGGTCAACACTAGGTCGGCTTGCGGTTTGCCGGCCCGCGCCTCAGCGCCAATCCGGTCGGTCACCTTGTTGGCGGCGTCGCGCCAGTAAGCCACTTCCAGTCCAGTCTTCTTTTTAAAAGCCGCCGACAGCAAATCCATGGTGTCGTTCTCCAGCGAACCATAGACCACCACTTTGCCGCCCTCTTTCTTCGCCGCGTCGATCAGCTTGGCATCCTGCGCCATCACCGGCGCCGCCAGCGCCAAAGTCAGCACGATCGCCACTCGGGTCGAACATTTCATACTCGACACCGATTCATCCTCCTGGAAATGGATTGAAATTAAATACGCCAGAGTTCATAACGGGTCCAATTGATTGTCTCCGCCGCCTGCCTCTGCTACCTTACTACATTATTAACTTATGACATCGCAAGAAAAGCTAAAAAAAATCCGCGAAGAGTTAAAGCAGCAATTCCTCGAACGCGCCGATGTCATCGACGGCTCCCTGGCTGCTTTGCTATCGGCACATCACTTACTGATCATCGGCCCGCCGGGCACGGCCAAGTCCATGCTCGCCGACGAACTGTGCCGGCGTATCGAAGGGGCCGACTACTTTCAGTGGCTGCTGACACGCTTCACCACGCCGGAAGAAGTTTTCGGCGCGGTAAGCTTGAAGGCCCTGGAGCAAGACGATTACCGCCGGGTGACCAGCCGCAAGCTGCCGGAAGCGCACATCGCCTTCCTCGATGAAATCTTCAAGGCCAACTCGTCGATCTTGAATTCGATCTTGACGCTGATCAACGAGCGGTTGTTTCATAACGGCAAAGAAGTCGTCAAAGTACCGCTGCTAACACTGTTCGGTGCCAGCAACGAGCTTCCCGAAGAGGAAGAGCTGACCGCGCTCTATGACCGCTTTCTCTTGCGTTTCGTCGTCGGCTACATCGCCGAGGACTTCCGTTTTCTGCGCATGTTGGAGTCACACAAGGCCGCCGAGCGCACCATCCTGACGCTTGACGAATTATCGGAGTTGCAAAAGCTGGCCAGCGCGGTGGCGATCCCGCCTCATGTCTATCGTGGCATCGCCGACATCCGCCGCGAACTCAACAAGAAGAACATCCTGGCGTCCGACCGGCGCTACCGCCAATCCCTGGCGCTACTGCAAGCCTACGCCTATCTCGAAGGTGAAAGCGAAGTATTCGAGAAGCATTTGTTTTTTCTCGAGCATGTGTTGTGGCGCGACCCCGCCGAGCATGAAACCGTGCGCAATACGATCCGCGAGTTACTGCTCGGCTACGAAGAAGAGATAACCGAGCTGCTCTACGAATCGCGGGAAATCCGCGAAGCGGCGTTCCAACCGGGCCACACCAGCGACGAACGCGCCCGGGCGCTGATCGAGTATCACACCAAGCTCAAGAACATCATGACCAAGGTCGACCAGATTAAGGACAAAGCCCAACGCATGGGCCGGCCGTTGGACCGGGTCAATTCGGTACGCGGCGAGATCGAG is a genomic window of Deltaproteobacteria bacterium containing:
- a CDS encoding 3-oxoacyl-ACP reductase FabG — translated: MRLAGKVAIVTGGARHIGAAYCRRLAKEGAAVVIADVLDGDAVASEIRSQGGKALALKIDVSKEEDTNRMAAEAVKAFGRIDILVNNAAIFINIQRHPFYEISGEEWDKVSAVNIKGPFLCAKAVYRQMKEQKSGKIINISSSTAYWGTPNFLHYVASKAALIGMTRSLAREVGAYGICVNAIAPGLVEHEGQNAPKALTELQLKERSIKRLQTPDDLMGTLVFLCSSDSDFMTGQSIVVDGGSVFH
- a CDS encoding ATPase, with the protein product MTSQEKLKKIREELKQQFLERADVIDGSLAALLSAHHLLIIGPPGTAKSMLADELCRRIEGADYFQWLLTRFTTPEEVFGAVSLKALEQDDYRRVTSRKLPEAHIAFLDEIFKANSSILNSILTLINERLFHNGKEVVKVPLLTLFGASNELPEEEELTALYDRFLLRFVVGYIAEDFRFLRMLESHKAAERTILTLDELSELQKLASAVAIPPHVYRGIADIRRELNKKNILASDRRYRQSLALLQAYAYLEGESEVFEKHLFFLEHVLWRDPAEHETVRNTIRELLLGYEEEITELLYESREIREAAFQPGHTSDERARALIEYHTKLKNIMTKVDQIKDKAQRMGRPLDRVNSVRGEIEQLQKEMLERF
- a CDS encoding NAD(P)/FAD-dependent oxidoreductase, translated to MVDSEWDIILIGAGQNNFALGTYLAKAGLKTVICESRLENGGRLASEEITRPGYWHNTLAYFQDNREVSPPWRELGWDNGHHAEFVSPPAISSLLFCDGSSISQHQSLENTVTSIKRFSTKDGETWRQVHRRFHQCIRDYLIPYYYQAPQAGAATLQSLASQPDGDEFLRLWRMTPREVVDEFFDADAVKTLVLSQMAIPRGIGVDYAGGGIEVLKLIAGDERPELARGGSHSIAQVLQRAYVDAGGQIRAVHHVEKILVNDDGRAVGVRLRDGREWQARLAVVSNSDPYSTFVEMVGEDYLPRTFVERVKDIQVDEFSYFQVHLALKAPVRYALHEANDPAVAQAMNVNIGPEKPSDIDEMWNEIRAGEFPVHGCLHAICPTAFDPLQAPRGKHTASLFMPVPFQLKGKQPQDWVKLKKGFMDAVLKIWRGYATNLTDDNIEMKVAMEPFYMSQRWPNLRRGSVWVARKIPTQMGEQRPIEQISDYRTPIAGLYQVGVAMHPADAVIAGSGYNCWRAMKEDLKL
- a CDS encoding NAD(P)/FAD-dependent oxidoreductase — its product is MAKILEYDGVVIGAGHNGMICAGYLAKCGQKIMVVEKNMEVGGGLDSHEDRNYAGFWHNIHSVFHRGLMMLPWYKDLELENFGIHYYRPDPGVVHHFLDKTYLGWFSDVKRTVETIERFSKKDAASFMDIWTRWQPVVQKIVFTETYAVPLPFAEKKPLLEKTVEGREYLKYFDTTPEEFVLKHFEHPRVRAFIGFLGVMRGYELDAPQTGYLIPAMIAWGVNPQLCRGTSHALGDNLAHMMSHNHVDYIEANGVERILVEKGQATAVVLEDGTVIKARKFIASNVNPVETFIKLVGRENLDTKFAELADGFRFSKTTPIFATNLALNERPRYITEEKHPEVAGSFMHIVGLEDYEDLQNLFEDCRNGQLPRKPFMNGATPSFHDPTQAPPGKATAFMWQLMTYNLWGNPLNWDKARDDWFKKQLAVWQKFAPNLDEKNILSTDSTTPLDIERHDKNMYCGDWMVGEYSGDQALENRPFRGWGQYKTPIDGLFLCGSSCHPGGNITGAPGYNAAKVIAESLGLKTWWNPVDFREHLKGMT
- a CDS encoding extracellular solute-binding protein, translating into MKCSTRVAIVLTLALAAPVMAQDAKLIDAAKKEGGKVVVYGSLENDTMDLLSAAFKKKTGLEVAYWRDAANKVTDRIGAEARAGKPQADLVLTTTSTLRLIQKDGLLAKYDSPAAKAFPKTVIDPELGPAYRSTVIGVVYHTGIIKPADGPKSLEDLVKPQYKGKVVVPDPSLHTTTAQWLASLHKIMGKEKAEKFIHDLAASKPLLVPSLTPAGERITTGETPIGIAFLKNVVFYGRTGVPLDYVRLGKFMGDGQSISMANKAPHPNAGKVFIDYFLGEESLKIMANIGEFVTRKGIYPPLPDANKIQMVDMIDMDKEAFAQKMAEYKKIFLQ
- a CDS encoding glycosyl hydrolase; amino-acid sequence: MAVCLSPNGTTLFVSHQRAQEVLVGTVRGVATIGRVSDNRWEVVRESLTDCHIGSLMIEPASGLVFAGAHGGTLYASSDLGKTWTPRNKGITHDHIYCLSYAQVAGKAVLYAGTEPAHLYRSDDLGESWHEIPGIRNVPSVAKWTFPAPPHIGHVKNIAFDPSDARTVYVSIEQGGLLRSCDGGTSWSELQGFHDDVHRLAVKQSDPKCLYMANGDGLFHSRDGGANWAQLTTRSMRIGYPDGLVIHPEREDLMFMSGGIDAPSKWRANRTANSRIARSRDGAKTWEMLEHGLPEHLRANTEALMMEVWDRSFALFVGTTDGEIYYSDDEGDHWSKIISGLAPVSKGRHYRNLNEVAA